From the Flavimarina sp. Hel_I_48 genome, one window contains:
- a CDS encoding LysE family transporter, which produces MEITKLFIITYLAAFAGVLPPGLVNMTVAKSCLQGGKKNGTLVAVGACIVVLFQALIAILLAKYIFNNEYVRNMLLRTGMVIFILMGIYFLITAKKAKVKRVKPVKHRGMRSLGKGILISAINILPIPYFCALGAALNVSGQVSYHVVAIATFMLAAAAGTFTSLYIYVLCFQRIERKAMNLTKYTNYFMAVLMLILVILTLIRMYYTDK; this is translated from the coding sequence TTGGAAATAACAAAACTTTTCATAATAACTTATCTAGCCGCTTTCGCTGGCGTATTGCCACCGGGACTGGTCAATATGACCGTGGCCAAATCCTGTTTGCAGGGCGGTAAAAAGAATGGCACACTGGTTGCTGTGGGCGCATGTATTGTTGTACTGTTTCAAGCGCTTATCGCCATATTGCTCGCTAAATATATATTCAATAATGAATATGTGCGCAACATGTTGCTGCGTACCGGTATGGTCATTTTTATCCTTATGGGGATCTACTTTTTGATTACTGCAAAAAAGGCAAAAGTAAAACGGGTAAAACCGGTAAAACACCGCGGTATGCGCAGTCTGGGAAAAGGGATTTTGATTTCTGCCATCAATATCCTGCCCATCCCTTACTTCTGTGCACTGGGTGCGGCGCTTAATGTAAGCGGACAGGTTTCTTATCATGTCGTGGCAATCGCGACTTTTATGCTGGCCGCCGCTGCGGGTACTTTTACATCCCTTTACATTTATGTATTGTGCTTTCAACGTATAGAGCGCAAAGCCATGAACCTGACGAAGTATACTAATTACTTTATGGCGGTTTTAATGCTTATTTTAGTCATTTTGACCCTTATTCGTATGTATTATACTGATAAATAA
- the trmB gene encoding tRNA (guanosine(46)-N7)-methyltransferase TrmB: MGSKNKLKRFRENETFTNVIQPSREELLQEDFKWKGKWKEFFNNDAPIVLELGCGKGEYSVGLAQRYPEKNFIGIDIKGARFWRGAKTAIEEDLNNVCFIRMQIELLAYAFAENEVSEIWITFPDPQIKYKRTKHRMTNADFLENYKKVLHSEGIVHLKTDSEFMHGYTLGLLHGAGHEVLYAHHDIYSNHEAPEEVVGIQTFYEKQYLEKQKRITYIKFKIN; this comes from the coding sequence TTGGGCAGCAAGAATAAACTGAAACGCTTTCGCGAAAACGAAACATTCACAAACGTAATCCAGCCCAGTAGGGAAGAACTACTGCAGGAAGATTTTAAATGGAAGGGAAAATGGAAAGAGTTCTTCAATAATGATGCGCCTATTGTACTGGAACTGGGCTGTGGCAAGGGAGAATATAGCGTGGGCCTTGCGCAACGCTACCCAGAAAAGAATTTTATAGGTATAGACATCAAGGGTGCCCGTTTTTGGCGCGGTGCAAAAACCGCCATAGAGGAAGACCTGAACAATGTTTGTTTTATACGCATGCAGATCGAGCTTTTGGCCTACGCCTTTGCCGAAAATGAAGTTTCGGAAATCTGGATCACTTTTCCTGATCCTCAGATCAAATACAAGCGCACCAAGCATCGTATGACCAATGCCGATTTTCTGGAAAATTATAAAAAGGTTCTACATTCAGAAGGTATCGTACATTTAAAGACAGACAGTGAGTTTATGCATGGGTATACCCTGGGGCTATTGCACGGCGCGGGGCACGAGGTACTTTATGCGCATCACGATATTTACAGTAACCATGAAGCCCCTGAGGAGGTCGTAGGTATTCAAACATTCTACGAGAAACAGTATCTTGAAAAGCAAAAACGGATTACGTATATAAAATTTAAGATCAACTAG
- a CDS encoding sensor histidine kinase — protein sequence MATNFKKSYRFATYSASYITIFLTLILSVFLYDHDLLYWQWPVGFALICFAFCFVILQIRVEQFIYKRVKKIYDDVSLLDATTLKRGQITTDMSTLTKEVERFAASKKLEIESLKIREEYRKEFMGNVAHELKTPLFTVQGYVLTLLDGAMKDKSVRKKYLQRAEKATERLIYLVSDLDMISRLEVGNMNLYYEYFDIIELVKSTFELLEMKAAKKNITLTFDRPYTKSILVNADRERIQQLLTNLIVNSIKYGKQDGTTEVTVENLIQNKVIVRVTDNGEGISSEHIPRLFERFYRVDKSGSRREGGSGLGLSIVKHIIEAHDEKIYVESDFGVGSEFSFTLEKAEELPIEVLDDLAMD from the coding sequence ATGGCTACCAATTTCAAAAAGTCGTATAGGTTTGCTACATACTCTGCTTCCTATATAACCATATTCCTAACGCTCATTCTGAGCGTTTTTTTATATGATCACGATCTATTGTATTGGCAATGGCCCGTGGGTTTTGCACTTATTTGTTTTGCATTTTGTTTTGTCATTTTGCAGATACGGGTAGAGCAATTTATATACAAACGGGTCAAGAAGATTTACGATGATGTTTCTTTACTGGATGCCACGACCCTTAAACGCGGACAGATCACTACAGATATGTCTACACTCACTAAAGAAGTAGAACGTTTTGCCGCAAGTAAAAAGCTGGAAATAGAATCTCTAAAGATCAGGGAAGAATACCGAAAGGAATTTATGGGGAATGTTGCCCATGAATTGAAAACACCGCTTTTTACGGTGCAAGGTTATGTGCTTACCCTTCTGGATGGTGCCATGAAAGACAAAAGCGTACGTAAAAAATATTTACAGCGCGCCGAAAAGGCCACAGAACGCCTGATTTATCTTGTAAGCGATCTCGATATGATCTCCAGGCTAGAAGTGGGCAACATGAACCTGTATTACGAGTATTTTGATATTATAGAGTTGGTTAAAAGTACATTTGAACTGCTCGAGATGAAGGCAGCAAAAAAGAACATCACCCTTACGTTTGACCGGCCTTACACAAAATCAATTTTAGTGAATGCAGACCGGGAGCGCATTCAGCAATTACTTACAAATCTTATCGTCAATTCTATAAAATATGGAAAACAGGACGGTACCACGGAGGTCACGGTTGAAAACCTGATCCAGAACAAAGTCATCGTTCGGGTTACAGATAATGGCGAGGGGATTTCATCAGAACATATCCCCAGATTATTTGAGCGGTTTTACCGCGTTGACAAAAGTGGTTCGCGCCGGGAAGGAGGCTCGGGTTTAGGCCTATCTATTGTGAAACATATTATAGAGGCCCATGACGAGAAGATTTATGTAGAGAGCGACTTTGGTGTGGGATCTGAGTTTTCGTTCACCCTTGAAAAGGCTGAAGAACTTCCCATCGAGGTTCTCGATGACCTGGCTATGGATTGA
- a CDS encoding response regulator transcription factor — protein MKKKDIKILLVDDEPDILEIVGYNLNNEGYQVLTAENGKQAVKLAAKHQPQLIILDVMMPEMDGIEACEQIRKNPSLSETIITFLTARGEDYSQMAGFDAGADDYITKPIKPKVLVSKVKALLRRLKEDTEKETTLTFGDLVINREEYKIIKDKKEMVLPRREFELLSLLTSKPGKVFKREDILDRVWGNEVVVGGRTIDVHIRKLREKIGDKKFKTVKGVGYKFVE, from the coding sequence ATGAAAAAGAAGGATATTAAGATTTTATTAGTTGACGATGAGCCAGATATTTTAGAAATTGTAGGCTATAACCTCAATAACGAAGGGTATCAGGTCTTAACGGCAGAAAACGGAAAACAAGCTGTAAAACTGGCCGCCAAGCATCAGCCGCAATTGATCATTCTTGATGTCATGATGCCAGAAATGGACGGCATTGAAGCTTGTGAGCAAATACGTAAGAACCCCTCGCTTTCTGAAACAATAATCACATTTCTCACCGCGCGTGGAGAAGATTATTCGCAAATGGCGGGTTTTGATGCCGGTGCAGATGATTATATTACAAAGCCCATCAAACCAAAAGTTTTAGTAAGTAAGGTAAAGGCACTTTTAAGACGTTTAAAAGAAGATACCGAAAAAGAGACCACACTTACCTTTGGTGATCTTGTCATCAACAGGGAAGAATATAAAATCATCAAGGATAAAAAAGAAATGGTTCTTCCACGACGGGAGTTTGAACTTTTGTCACTCCTTACCTCAAAACCCGGCAAGGTCTTTAAGAGGGAGGATATCTTAGATCGCGTCTGGGGCAATGAAGTTGTTGTGGGAGGGCGCACCATAGATGTGCACATACGTAAACTGCGTGAAAAAATAGGGGATAAAAAATTTAAAACCGTTAAAGGCGTAGGGTATAAATTTGTTGAATAA
- a CDS encoding acyltransferase — MQNIPFYEITTVDAFKQAALQVFRKQYSTNDTYRKFCGLLSIKKEEIRLVEQIPFMPISFFKEHEVLSSSQPVQTVFSSSGTTGSTTSKHFVTDLSLYEASFTECFSQHYGPVTDYTVLALLPSYLERTGSSLIYMVDHFIAHSKKPESGFYLNDLEKLAKTLKKLDEKGEKTLLIGVSFALLDLVEKYEFQLKNTLVMETGGMKGRRKEMVREELHELLQKGFGVNQIHSEYGMTELLSQGYSNGDGIFTTPPWMDIQIRDTEDALSSVALGKTGGINVIDLANVNSCAFIATQDLGRKLDGNRFEVLGRFDTSDIRGCNLMVL; from the coding sequence ATGCAAAATATTCCATTTTATGAGATAACCACCGTTGATGCTTTTAAGCAAGCGGCATTGCAAGTATTTAGAAAGCAGTATAGCACGAATGATACGTATCGTAAATTCTGTGGCCTTTTATCTATCAAGAAGGAGGAAATACGACTGGTGGAGCAAATTCCATTCATGCCCATTTCTTTTTTTAAGGAGCATGAGGTACTCTCCTCTTCACAACCGGTTCAAACGGTTTTCAGCAGTAGCGGCACCACGGGATCAACAACAAGCAAACATTTTGTAACCGACCTTTCACTTTACGAGGCCAGTTTCACCGAATGTTTTTCGCAACATTATGGCCCTGTCACAGACTACACCGTGCTGGCATTATTGCCTTCCTATTTAGAACGAACCGGCTCGTCGCTCATTTATATGGTAGATCATTTTATTGCACACAGTAAAAAGCCGGAAAGCGGATTTTACCTCAATGATCTCGAAAAACTGGCAAAAACACTTAAAAAACTGGATGAAAAGGGCGAAAAAACACTGCTTATAGGGGTTTCTTTCGCACTGCTGGATCTTGTTGAAAAGTATGAATTTCAGTTGAAAAATACCCTTGTTATGGAAACCGGGGGCATGAAGGGCCGCCGTAAAGAAATGGTGCGTGAAGAGTTGCACGAACTACTTCAAAAAGGTTTTGGCGTAAACCAAATTCATAGTGAATACGGTATGACCGAACTCCTTTCCCAGGGCTATTCTAACGGTGACGGCATTTTTACCACGCCACCATGGATGGATATTCAAATACGGGACACAGAAGATGCCCTTTCCAGTGTGGCATTGGGTAAAACCGGCGGAATCAATGTCATAGATCTTGCAAATGTCAATTCGTGCGCTTTTATCGCCACCCAAGATCTGGGGCGCAAATTAGATGGAAACCGTTTTGAGGTTTTAGGACGTTTTGACACATCAGATATCAGGGGATGCAACCTGATGGTTCTTTAA
- the tyrS gene encoding tyrosine--tRNA ligase: protein MIKNFVEELQWRGMVHDVMPGTEEHLMEEMRAAYVGIDPTADSLHIGHLVGVMMLKHFQQCGHKPIALIGGATGMIGDPSGKSDERNLLDEETLRHNQEAIKNQLARFLDFDSDTGNAAQLVNNYDWMKDFSFLSFIRDVGKHITVNYMMAKDSVKKRLSSESANGMSFTEFTYQLVQGYDFLHLFREKDLTLQMGGSDQWGNITTGTELVRRIGGGKAYAMTCPLITKADGTKFGKTAGGNIWLDAERTSPYKFYQYWLNTSDDDAAKYIKIFTFLGKEEIESLIAAHQEAPHQRALQKRLAEEVTLSTHGEENLENAVKASEILFGNSTGADLKKLDEKTFLDVFEGVPQAEITPSEINEGVDIISALVEKTDFLKSNGEAKRALKQNSISVNKEKVDDSYVLKNDDLINNRFILLQSGKKNYFVIRVTE, encoded by the coding sequence ATGATAAAGAATTTTGTTGAAGAACTACAATGGCGCGGGATGGTGCACGATGTGATGCCCGGTACAGAAGAACATCTTATGGAAGAAATGCGCGCTGCCTACGTGGGTATTGACCCTACGGCAGACTCCTTGCATATAGGCCATCTTGTGGGCGTTATGATGTTAAAGCATTTTCAACAATGTGGCCACAAACCTATTGCCTTGATAGGTGGCGCAACGGGAATGATAGGCGACCCTTCTGGGAAATCTGACGAGCGCAACCTGCTTGATGAAGAGACGCTGCGCCACAATCAGGAAGCTATCAAAAATCAGTTGGCCCGCTTTCTGGACTTTGATTCTGACACGGGAAATGCTGCCCAGTTGGTAAACAATTACGACTGGATGAAAGATTTCAGTTTTCTATCGTTCATCCGCGATGTGGGCAAACACATCACGGTGAACTATATGATGGCAAAAGATTCGGTTAAAAAGCGGCTATCTTCAGAATCTGCCAATGGAATGAGCTTCACCGAATTTACCTATCAACTGGTTCAGGGATATGACTTTTTGCACCTGTTCAGGGAGAAAGACCTTACCCTGCAAATGGGCGGTAGCGATCAATGGGGCAATATTACCACGGGTACAGAACTCGTGCGCAGGATAGGCGGCGGTAAGGCCTATGCCATGACCTGCCCGCTGATCACAAAGGCTGATGGGACAAAATTCGGTAAGACTGCCGGTGGGAATATCTGGCTGGATGCAGAGCGAACCTCTCCTTATAAATTTTACCAGTACTGGCTAAACACCAGTGATGACGATGCGGCAAAATACATTAAGATTTTTACCTTTCTGGGCAAAGAAGAGATCGAAAGTCTCATCGCAGCGCATCAGGAAGCGCCACATCAGCGTGCACTGCAAAAACGACTTGCAGAAGAAGTGACTTTAAGTACGCACGGGGAGGAAAATCTTGAAAATGCGGTAAAAGCTTCGGAAATACTCTTCGGAAACTCAACTGGTGCCGATTTAAAAAAACTTGATGAAAAGACTTTTTTAGATGTTTTTGAAGGAGTTCCACAAGCGGAAATCACTCCGTCAGAAATTAACGAAGGAGTAGATATTATAAGTGCACTTGTTGAAAAAACGGATTTTTTAAAATCTAATGGAGAAGCCAAGCGGGCGTTGAAACAAAATTCGATTTCGGTTAACAAAGAAAAAGTGGATGATTCTTATGTTCTGAAAAACGATGACTTGATCAACAATAGATTTATTCTGCTACAAAGCGGAAAGAAGAACTATTTTGTGATCAGGGTTACCGAGTAG
- a CDS encoding NAD-dependent epimerase/dehydratase family protein, producing the protein MRFIQYNGRELTSSLCCLAWFAYLSTMILVTGGTGLVGAHLLWYLITDGATVRATYRTEESKSAVRELFAYKAENLNLSTEKDYFGKIEWIQADITDIPALESAFEGVFQVYHSAAIVSFDPAHFNKIQHINKEGTANMVNLSLKHKVQKFCHVSSVGALGSTEDGSPIKESTFWTPHRDNSVYSISKFASETEVWRGTQEGLNAVIVNPAIIVGEGFYESGSGSFFTHIEKGTDYNVPGTTAFVDVLDVVDAMVSLMKSNSSGERYILAGENTSYKRFFRLIAENIEAKTPSKDLKSWQMAIAWRGDYFLSLISGKPRTLFRSSAQAAFGHKVFDNLKLKKAMTFEYRPFEETIKRVGTHFKNTHS; encoded by the coding sequence TTGCGATTTATACAGTACAATGGGCGAGAATTGACCTCATCACTATGTTGCCTTGCGTGGTTTGCCTATCTTAGCACTATGATACTGGTTACGGGAGGTACAGGACTTGTAGGCGCACATCTACTGTGGTATTTAATCACAGATGGCGCTACCGTGCGCGCCACCTATCGCACCGAAGAAAGTAAAAGTGCCGTACGCGAACTCTTTGCTTATAAAGCCGAAAATTTAAACCTATCCACTGAAAAAGATTACTTCGGAAAAATTGAATGGATACAGGCAGATATTACGGATATTCCTGCGTTAGAGTCCGCTTTTGAAGGTGTTTTTCAGGTTTATCACAGTGCAGCGATCGTGTCTTTTGATCCTGCCCACTTTAATAAAATACAGCACATCAATAAAGAAGGAACCGCAAACATGGTCAACCTCAGCCTTAAACATAAGGTGCAGAAGTTCTGCCACGTTAGCTCTGTGGGTGCATTGGGTTCTACGGAAGACGGCTCGCCCATAAAAGAAAGCACCTTCTGGACTCCGCACCGCGACAACAGTGTGTACAGCATCAGTAAATTTGCAAGTGAGACGGAGGTATGGCGCGGTACGCAGGAAGGCTTAAATGCGGTAATCGTGAACCCTGCAATTATAGTGGGTGAAGGCTTTTATGAAAGCGGCAGTGGTAGTTTTTTTACACACATTGAAAAGGGTACAGATTATAATGTACCGGGCACGACCGCCTTTGTGGATGTGCTGGATGTGGTAGATGCAATGGTAAGCCTTATGAAAAGCAATAGCAGCGGGGAACGCTATATCCTTGCCGGGGAGAACACATCGTACAAACGATTTTTCAGGCTTATCGCCGAAAATATAGAAGCCAAAACCCCATCTAAAGATTTAAAATCCTGGCAAATGGCCATCGCCTGGCGTGGGGATTATTTTTTGAGCCTTATTTCAGGAAAACCCCGCACCCTTTTCAGAAGCAGTGCACAGGCTGCATTCGGCCATAAAGTTTTTGATAATTTAAAACTTAAAAAAGCGATGACTTTTGAATACCGTCCTTTTGAAGAAACCATAAAACGCGTGGGAACGCATTTTAAGAACACGCATTCCTAA
- a CDS encoding DUF4296 domain-containing protein: MIKALYILLTLLLFASCQNVERPEKPDNLIPEDKLKDILYDVSLVNAARDFSRGQLKNAGIKPDTFIYKKYDIDSLQFAGSLAYYSVDFNRYLKIWEEVSERLEVKRDAVDSLIRRTDSILAAEGKVPDPEPRTGLMDPDELKREPEN; this comes from the coding sequence ATGATAAAAGCCTTGTACATACTGCTAACCCTACTGCTTTTTGCTTCCTGTCAAAATGTGGAAAGGCCTGAAAAACCGGATAACCTGATTCCAGAAGATAAACTGAAGGATATCTTGTACGATGTGTCTTTAGTAAATGCCGCAAGGGATTTTAGTAGGGGCCAACTCAAAAATGCCGGTATTAAACCGGATACGTTTATCTATAAAAAATACGACATTGACAGCCTGCAATTTGCTGGAAGTCTGGCGTATTATTCGGTGGATTTTAATAGGTATTTAAAAATCTGGGAAGAAGTATCAGAACGTCTAGAGGTAAAGCGAGATGCAGTTGACAGCTTGATACGGCGTACAGATAGTATTCTTGCGGCAGAAGGTAAAGTCCCGGATCCTGAGCCCAGAACCGGACTTATGGATCCTGATGAATTAAAAAGGGAACCTGAAAATTAG
- a CDS encoding dihydroorotase produces the protein MEKILIKDAQIVNGGKIMRGDVYIEQGIIKEVSATVSAKSPDVQIFDAEGKHLFPGIIDDQVHFREPGLTHKATIKSESMAAVAGGITSFIEMPNTNPQTTTIEKLEEKFDLAAKSAYANYSFMFGGTNDNIEEIKKLDPLKVAGLKLFLGSSTGNMLVDDEQVLEKIFKSTNLLIAAHCEDEKTIRENLETYKERYGEDIPIGLHPTIRSAEACYLSSSRAVALAKKTGARLHVFHLSTAKETKLFDHKKPLKDKKITAEVCIHHLWFSDEDYREKGTFIKWNPAIKTAEDREGLWKALLEDRIDVIASDHAPHTLEEKKNKYLDAPSGGPLVQHAFPAMLEMYHRGKISLEKIAEKMCHNPAILFQIEKRGFIQEGYHADLVLVDLNNPWTVTKDNILYKSKWSPFEGSTFKSRISHTFVNGKLAYRNFKVTDERHGQRLTFTR, from the coding sequence ATGGAAAAAATTCTGATTAAGGATGCACAGATCGTAAACGGCGGCAAGATCATGCGCGGCGATGTTTATATAGAACAGGGCATTATTAAAGAAGTGAGTGCCACGGTGAGCGCAAAAAGCCCTGACGTACAGATTTTTGATGCCGAAGGAAAACATTTGTTCCCTGGTATTATTGATGATCAGGTTCATTTTAGGGAGCCGGGACTTACCCATAAGGCGACCATAAAAAGTGAGTCAATGGCGGCTGTGGCCGGTGGTATCACCTCGTTTATCGAAATGCCAAACACAAACCCCCAGACTACTACGATAGAAAAACTGGAGGAAAAATTTGATCTGGCAGCAAAGTCGGCTTATGCCAATTATTCTTTCATGTTTGGCGGCACAAACGATAACATTGAAGAGATAAAAAAACTGGATCCGCTCAAGGTTGCTGGCCTAAAATTATTTTTAGGAAGTTCTACGGGCAATATGCTGGTAGATGATGAGCAGGTTCTTGAAAAAATCTTTAAGAGTACAAATCTTTTGATTGCTGCGCATTGTGAAGATGAGAAAACGATCAGGGAAAACCTGGAAACCTATAAAGAGCGTTACGGGGAGGATATTCCCATTGGCCTGCATCCTACCATACGTAGTGCAGAAGCGTGTTATCTCTCTTCTTCACGCGCTGTAGCCCTTGCAAAGAAAACAGGGGCACGTCTGCATGTGTTCCATTTAAGCACGGCAAAAGAAACCAAGCTTTTTGACCATAAAAAGCCCTTAAAGGACAAGAAAATCACAGCAGAAGTGTGTATACACCACCTCTGGTTTAGTGATGAAGATTACAGGGAAAAGGGAACGTTTATCAAATGGAACCCCGCAATCAAGACGGCAGAAGACCGCGAAGGTCTTTGGAAAGCATTGCTGGAAGACCGTATTGATGTGATCGCTTCAGACCACGCACCGCATACACTGGAAGAGAAAAAGAATAAATACCTGGATGCTCCCAGCGGCGGCCCCTTGGTACAGCATGCCTTTCCGGCAATGCTTGAGATGTACCATAGGGGTAAAATTTCCCTGGAAAAAATTGCTGAAAAAATGTGCCACAACCCTGCAATACTTTTCCAGATCGAAAAACGTGGTTTCATACAGGAAGGATATCACGCAGATCTTGTACTCGTGGACCTTAACAATCCCTGGACGGTTACAAAAGACAATATTCTTTACAAATCAAAATGGTCCCCTTTTGAGGGCAGCACCTTTAAGTCAAGGATCAGCCATACGTTTGTAAACGGTAAACTGGCATATAGAAACTTTAAAGTTACAGATGAGCGCCATGGTCAGCGTTTAACGTTTACAAGATGA
- a CDS encoding polyprenol monophosphomannose synthase, with amino-acid sequence MTNRLVIVPTYNEAENIQKLVRNVFAQQRKFDILVVDDNSPDGTAMLVQGMQEEFKDRLHLICRKGKSGLGTAYIAGFKWALERPYAFIFEMDADFSHAPNDLIRLYNACVKNGADLAIGSRYKTGVNVVNWPMGRVLLSYIASKYVRFITGMQISDTTAGFICYRREILEKINLDKIKFVGYAFQIEMKFKTHLLGFKIEEIPVIFVDRTRGTSKMNTGIISEAVFGVLRMKFKSLFSNYEI; translated from the coding sequence ATGACAAACCGTCTCGTCATTGTACCTACTTACAATGAAGCTGAAAATATTCAAAAACTGGTGCGCAACGTTTTTGCGCAGCAGCGCAAATTTGATATCCTTGTCGTAGATGATAATTCGCCAGACGGCACCGCAATGCTCGTTCAGGGCATGCAGGAGGAATTTAAGGACCGTCTGCACCTGATTTGCAGAAAGGGTAAAAGTGGGCTGGGCACTGCGTATATAGCAGGTTTTAAATGGGCGCTGGAACGGCCCTATGCCTTTATTTTTGAAATGGACGCCGATTTTTCACATGCGCCGAATGATTTGATACGTCTGTATAACGCTTGCGTAAAAAACGGGGCAGACCTGGCGATAGGTTCTCGTTATAAAACAGGTGTTAACGTAGTGAATTGGCCCATGGGACGTGTTTTGTTATCTTATATTGCGTCAAAATATGTACGCTTTATAACAGGTATGCAAATCAGCGATACCACCGCTGGCTTTATTTGTTACCGTAGGGAAATCCTGGAAAAGATCAATCTGGACAAGATAAAATTTGTTGGATATGCCTTTCAGATCGAAATGAAGTTCAAGACCCATTTATTGGGTTTTAAAATTGAGGAGATTCCTGTTATTTTTGTAGACCGAACGAGAGGTACCAGCAAGATGAACACAGGTATAATTTCTGAGGCTGTTTTTGGAGTATTGAGAATGAAATTTAAGAGCTTATTTAGCAATTACGAGATTTAA
- a CDS encoding DUF4271 domain-containing protein yields the protein MSFTRYIYGKCTYLEFYFFAQFCNYCLIYSNFAASSPNALEAITRNVISQDWFTIILVVCMALLAITRYAYERRFINFIGVIGSDKYLKKSGKDRFQDPFNLMLFTVQLLSISAFIYIILTRFDYTLSLSSEILFLRVIVCYGLFIGIKFLMERIVAVLFDGEEILRPYHYDKLVFRNFFGMLLLPVNALFAYSFVPGKNMVIGIVVFFVLVNALSLVSIVRRYEKLIINNLFYFILYLCALEIAPYLILYKLLSTYILR from the coding sequence TTGTCATTTACACGCTATATTTATGGCAAATGTACTTATTTAGAATTTTACTTCTTTGCCCAGTTTTGTAATTACTGCCTAATTTATAGTAATTTTGCAGCCTCTAGCCCTAACGCATTGGAAGCGATTACCCGAAATGTCATTTCACAAGACTGGTTTACCATTATCCTGGTGGTATGCATGGCACTACTTGCCATAACACGTTATGCCTACGAGCGCCGCTTTATAAACTTTATAGGGGTTATAGGTAGCGATAAATATCTAAAAAAAAGTGGTAAAGATAGATTTCAGGATCCATTTAACCTGATGCTTTTTACGGTTCAGTTACTTTCAATATCTGCATTTATCTACATTATATTAACGCGTTTTGATTATACGCTATCATTAAGTTCAGAGATTTTGTTTCTTCGGGTCATCGTATGTTATGGTCTTTTTATAGGAATTAAATTTTTGATGGAGCGCATCGTGGCCGTACTCTTTGACGGTGAAGAAATATTGCGGCCGTATCACTACGATAAACTGGTGTTCCGTAATTTTTTTGGGATGTTGCTGCTTCCGGTCAATGCCCTTTTTGCCTATAGTTTTGTACCGGGCAAAAACATGGTCATAGGCATAGTGGTTTTCTTCGTTTTAGTCAATGCGCTGAGCCTTGTAAGTATCGTGAGAAGATATGAAAAATTGATAATCAACAATTTGTTTTATTTTATTTTGTACCTTTGCGCCCTTGAAATTGCACCTTATTTAATTTTGTACAAGCTGCTTAGCACTTATATACTGCGATAA